In Mustelus asterias chromosome 17, sMusAst1.hap1.1, whole genome shotgun sequence, the following are encoded in one genomic region:
- the LOC144506314 gene encoding TSC22 domain family protein 1-like isoform X3 — translation MNAEYYKSLAMELGVYQLRNFSISFLSSLLGTENASVKLDSSSSGASVVAIDNKIEQAMDLVKSHLMYAVREEVEVLKEQIKELVERNSQLEQENNLLKTLASPEQLAQFQAQLQTTGCSPPVSQSGQSTQPTPPNGGSSA, via the exons ATGAATGCTGAATATTATAAGTCACTGGCGATGGAGCTTGGGGTTTACCAGCTGAGAAATTTCTCGATTTCATTCCTCTCCTCTTTGCTTGGAACTGAAAACGCCTCCGTAAAATTAGACAGTAG TTCTTCTGGTGCCAGTGTGGTAGCCATAGACAACAAAATCGAGCAAGCCATG GATCTGGTGAAGAGTCACTTGATGtatgcagtgagggaggaggtggaggtccTTAAGGAACAAATCAAAGAACTGGTAGAGAGAAATTCTCAGTTGGAACAGGAAAACAACCTGCTGAAGACTCTGGCTAGCCCTGAGCAGTTAGCACAGTTTCAGGCACAGCTCCAGACAACTGGCTGTTCCCCGCCAGTGTCTCAATCAGGACAATCTACTCAACCTACGCCACCAAATGGGGGATCATCAGCTTAA